The DNA window GTCCGCCTCGACCTCGACTCGCTCGGCGGCCTCCTGGTCGACCTCGACGTCGACGCCGTGGTGCACCTGGCGCTGGTCACCGCCCCCGACCCCCAGCAGGGCGGCCGGGCGGCCATGAAGGAACAGAACGTCATCGGCACCATGCAGCTCCTCGCCGCCTGCCAGCGGGCGCCCCGGCTGCGCAAGCTCGTGGTCCGCTCGTCCACCGCCGCGTACGGGGTGTCGTTCCGGGATCCGGCCGTCTTCACCGAGGAGACCGAGCCGCGCGAGGTGCCGCGCGGCGGTTTCGGCCGCGACATCCTCGACATCGAGGGGTACGTCCGCGGGTTCCGCCGCCGCCGGCCCGACGTGACCGCGACCGTGCTGCGCTTCGCGCCGTTCATCGGCTCGACCGCCGACACCACCCTCACCCGGTACTTCGCCCAGCCGGTGGTGCCCACCGTCTTCGGCCGCGACCCACGGTTGCAGTTCGTCCACTTCGACGACGCCCTGGAGGTGCTGCACCGGTCGGTCGCCGAGGAGCACGCCGGGACCTACAACGTCGCCGGGCCGGGCGTGCTCTCGCTGTCCCAGGCCATCCGCCGCTCCGGCCGGGTGGCCGTGCCGGTGCTGGAGCCGGGCCTCGCCGGGGTGGCCGCGATCGCCCGCAGCATGGGCTTCGGCCGCTACGGGCTGGACCAGGTCGACCTTTTCGTGCACGGTCGGGTGGTGGACACCACGAGGCTGGAGCGCGAGTACGGTTTCACGCCCCGCTCGACGGCGGCCGCCTTCGACGACTTCATCCGCGCGCACCACGGCGGCGTGGTGGTGACCCGGGACCAGCTGGCCACGGCCGAGCAGTTGGTGCTGGAGGGCATCCGGCAGGTCCGGGCGGCCGTGCGGGAGCGCTCGTGAGCGGGGCCGAGGAGCGGGGCGACGCCCGCTACGACGTACCGCTGACCGTGCCCCGGCCGGACGCGGAGCCGGCGCGGCGCAACGGGCACCGGCGGGCCGCGGCGGCCGCCGCCGAGCCGACGATGAAGGCGGCGCCGGCGGCCGGCGACGAGCCGGACACCTCCACCGACGAGCCGGCGCCGGCCCCGCGGACGGGCGACGCCGCCCCGGAGAAGCCCGTCGCGAAGAAGGCCATGGCGAGGAAGGCCGTCGCGAAGAAGGCCGTCGCCGGGAAGCCGGCGGGCAGGCCCGAACGGGAGGCGGGAGACCCGACTCCACCCGGGCCGGCGGTGGCGGACCGGCCGGGGGACCACTGGGACCGGAAGGTCGCCAAGGGGCTGGCGTTCCTGCGGCGGCGGCTGGCCGGCGACTACGAAGTGGACGAGTTCGGCTTCGACCCCGACCTGACCGACACCGTCTTCCATCCGCTGGTGCGGCTGCTCTACCGCGACTGGTTCCGCACCGAGGTCGGCGGCGTCGAGCACGTGCCCGCCGAGGGGGCCGGCCTGGTGGTCGGCAACCACTCCGGCACGGTGGCGCTGGACGCGCTGGTGCTCGCCACCGCGCTGCACGACCGGCACCCGGCACGCCGCTACCTGCGGCTGCTCGGCGCCGACCTGGTCTTCCGGATGCCGGTGGTCTCCGAGATCGCCCGCAAGACCGGCGGCACGGTGGCCTGCAACCCCGACGCGGAACGGCTGCTCGGCAACGGCGAGCTGGTCGGCGTCTTTCCCGAGGGCTTCAAGGGGGTCGGCAAGCTCTACTCCGACCGCTACAAGCTCCAGCGCTTCGGCCGGGGCGGGTTCGTCTCGGCGGCGCTGCGCACCGGCACGCCGATCGTGCCGGTGGCGATCGTCGGCGGCGAGGAGATCTATCCGATGCTCGCCGACATCAAGCCGCTGGCCCGGCTGCTCAAGCTGCCCTACTTCCCGGTCACGCCGACCTTCCCCTGGCTGGGGCCGCTGGGCATGGTGCCGCTGCCGAGCAAGTGGTTGATCGAGTTCTGCCCGCCGATCCCGACCGCGCACCTGCGCGACTCGGCCGACGACCCACTGGTCGTGTTCAACCTCGCCGACCAGGTGCGGGAGACCATCCAGCAGACCCTGCACCGGCTGCTCGAACGCCGCCCGGACCCGTTCGGCCCCTGAGCCGCGAGCCGGGGCGGGCGTCAGTCGACGCGCTGGCGGCGGCGGTGCAGGGCCAGCCCGGCGGTGACCGCGCCGGCCAGCAGCCCCGCGGCGGCCGTGGACGGCACGGCGATCTTCACGGCCCGCCGCCCGGTGCGGAAGTCACGGACGTCCCAGCCCCGCTCACGGGCCCGCCGGAGCAGCGCCGGATCCGGGTTGACCGCCACCGGGCGCCCCACCGTGGAGAGCATCGGCAGGTCGTTGGCGGAGTCGCTGTAGGCCGCGCAACGGTCCAGCTCCAGCCCCTCCACCGCGGCGAGCTGGGTGACTGCCTCGGCCTTGGCGGGCCCGTGCATCAGCTCACCGGCCAGCCGGCCGGTGTAGGCCCCGTCGACGACCTCGGCCACCGTGCCGATCGCCCCGGTCAGGCCGAGTCGGGTGGCGATGACCCGGCCGATCTCCACCGGGGCGGCGCTGACCAGCCAGACCCGCTCGCCCGCGTCGAGGTGGCGCTGGGCCAGCTTGCGGGTGCCGGCCCAGATGCGCGGGGCCATCAGCTCGTCGAAGATCTCCTCGGCGAGGCGTTCCACGTCGTCCACCCGCCAGCCCTGGATGAAGGCGAGCGCCGCCTCCTTGGCCTGCGACATGTCGCCGGCGTGCTCGGTGGCGAGCAGCCGGAACTTCGCCTGCTGCCAGGCGAACCGGGCCAGGTCACCGGTGGTGAAGTAGTTCCGGGCGGCCAGCCCGCGGGCGAACCAGTAGATCGACGCGCCCTGCATCATCGTGTTGTCCACGTCGAAGAAGGCGGCGGCCGTCGGGTCGGGGATGGCGGTGACCGGGGGCGCCTCGGGAGTCTCCGCCCAGCCGGCGGTGTGCCCGTGGACGTCGGTGCTGACCGTCACCTTCCGGCTCCGGGTCACGACGACCTCCCCTCGACAACCGCGTACGCCACATCGAGCCTATCCGGCGGGATGTGACGGACGGGTGTCCGGCGGGAGAAGTGTGGCGCGGACGGCTGCCCGGACCGGGTCAGCGGTCGCCGGGGCAGGTGGTCGGGGCGGGCCCGAGCGCGTCGCTGGCCGCCGGGGCCGGCAGCCCGCAGGCGATCGCCTCGCGGAGGGCGTCGGCGCGCTGGCCGGCCGCGTCGAGCAGGGCGAGCGAGCGGCGGGTGCGGTCCTGGTCGGTGTGGTCCGGCCGGTCGAGCAGCCCGCTGACCGCCCGGCGCTGGCCGCCGAGGAACGTGTCGACGGCGTCCAGCGCCGCCGGGTCGGAGCGCTGCGCGGCCACCGTGGTCAGCAGGCGTACGCCCTGCCGGGTGTCGGCGTCCATGTCGTCGAGCACGGCGCTGAAGCCCAGCCGGTCGTCGCGGACCGTGGCGGCCTCGTCGAGCCGGGTGCGGGCGAAGTCGAGGAAGAGCTGCCCGCGGCTGATGTCGGAGCTGGCCAGGGCGAGCTGGGCACGCTCGGTCGAGCGCTTCATGCCGTAGAGGGCGTCACCGGGCAGCGCGTTCTCGCTGGCGGCGGAGATGCCGGAGAGGGCGATCGCGCCGGCGGCCACGCCGACCAGGATCGCGCCCCGGGCCCGGGCCCGTCGCCCCGTCATGGCCGGCAGCAGCGAACCGCGGACGCCGCTGGCGGTGCCGGTCTTCGCCGGGGCACCGACGCCCTCGCGTTCGACGGTGGCCACGAGCATCGCCCGCAGCCCGGTGCGGAACTCGGCGTCCACCTCGACGTCGGGCCGGTCGGCGGTGAGTCGCCGGCTCACCGCGACGAGCGCGGTGAGTTCGTCGTCGGCGCGGGAACGGACGTGGTGCCGTCGGCCGCCGTTGGCCTCGTCGAGGAGTTGCGCGAAGCGCTCGGCACGCCGACGGGAGAAGAGGTCGCTGTCCACCGCAGGCACCCCCTCTCGCTGGTCACGGCCGTGCTGGCCGTCGTCGTCACCAGCGACCGGTGGCAGCGTGAGGCCGAGGATCGACCGGAACGGCCGACCTGACCCGCCGGACCGGGTGGCCCGGGGGACGCCGGGACAACCACTGGTCGCACCCGGAGAAACGGTTCGCGGCGGTCGCCGGTTACGGCCCGGTCGGTGGCGAAATCACCAAGAGTGATCGCGGTCACGGGCTGCGGAGGGTACGTTCGCCCGCGCCCGGGCGGGGGCCGCCGGGCGGGTGGGACGGGTCGGGTCAGGGCTGGAAGCCGTCGGGCAGCAGCCGGGCCAGGGCCCGGACCGCCCGGTACTGCAGCGCCTTGATGGCGCCCTCGTTCTTGCCCATGGCCCGGGCCGTCTCGGCCACGGAGAAGCCCTGGAGGAAGCGGAGCACGATGCACTCCTGCTGCTCCGGGTTGAGCTGCTTCACGGCCGTGAGCAGGGCGACGTTGGTGATGTGCTCGACCACCGCGGCCTCCGGGCTGCCCTCGGGCCCCCGGTCCTCCCGGTCGGCGTCGAGCACGTCGCCGGTGGTCACCTCCAGCCGGTAGCGGCCGGACTTGAAGTGGTCGGCGACCAGGTTGCGGGCGATGGTGACCAGCCAGGCGCCCAGGTCGCGGCCCTGCCAGGTGAAGCTGCCGATCCGCTTGAGCGCCCGCAGGAACGTGTCCGAGGTGAGGTCCTCGGCGAGCTGCCGGTTGCCGACCCGGAAGTAGACGAACCGGAACACGGTGTCGACGTACCGGTCGTAGATGAGGCCGAACGCCTCGGCCTCGCCGGCCTGCGCCCGCTCGACCAGCGCCCAGACCTCGGTGGCCGGGTCGGAGGGGTCGGGGCGGCTCGGAAAGCCGGTGGCGGGGGCGGTGGCGGCCGGGACGGCCGGCAGCACGGCCGTGTCGCCGGCGGCCACCGCGGGCAGCACGGCGGTCTCGGCGGCCGAGGGCTCGCTGTTCGCGGCGGCCTCGCCGCGCCGGCCCTGGGCCGGCATGGTCGGCCGGGACGGGGCGCCGAGCCGGCCGGCGGCCGGCATCGCGTTGCCGCCGGGCACCGCCGGGCGCGCCGGCGCCTCGTTGTGGTGCGTGCGGTTGCGGACGCGCCGTCCCTCGCCGCGGACGGCGAGACCGCGGGTCCCGTCGGCGGCGACGCGTGGAGCGGGCTCCAGGCGTTCGTTCACGGGTGTTCGCTGGGTCGGGCCGGTCACCCCGGCCGGTCGGTCCGCGTAACCGAAGGTGGTCACCGCGCCTCCCCGATCCAGGCGGGGCAGGGCCGCACCGGGCGCCGCGGCGTCGCGGCGGGACCGGGTACGCCCCGGTCGGGCGCGGCGGTTCCGGGACGGGCCGACGGGCGGCACGTCCGCTTGAGGTGCTGGTCCAATGCGCTCACAGGCACGGGGGCCTCCTCGGGCTGAGGGGTGTCGACTCACGGCAAATGGGGTGAGCCGACCCGAGTGATGATAGGGCCAACGTCACCCGCGCGTGGCAAGTCCGTTACACAGAGCGGAAGTATTTCCGGTCCCGTCGCACAAATGGCGGACGCGTTGTCCGTCGTGTGTGGTTGACTTTCGCGCTGCTACCTGGTCCGGAGTGGAAAGTCCTGGTCGGAGGCATTTTTCTCGCTTCCTCGGCGTGTCGTGGCGCCGGTCCGGCCCGGCCGGTTCCGGCTGCCCGGCGGACCCCGTCCGCCGACCGGTGGAGGCCACCGTCCCACATTCGAGAATCCCGCATGCCGGGGTGGACAGTCCCGTCCAGGGGACGCCGCGTCGGCGTGTCCGGCACACGGGTGCGCCGCCGCGCGGCACGCCCCCGGCGTTCGGGCGTGGCCGGGCGGACGCGGCTGTGCCAGACTCAGCCACCGTGCAGGACGCAGTCGACAGCTCCGCGCCGAACCTCGCCGACCGGCTCCGCCGGGCGGCCGCCGCCCACGGTGACCGTCCCGCGCTGCGCTGGCGCGACCGGACGCTGACCTGGTCGGCCCTGGACACCTCGGTCACCGCGACCGCCCGCGCGCTGGCCGCCGCGGCGCCGCCGTCCGCTCCGGACGGCCGACCGGCCCGGGTGGCGATCGCCTTCGGCAACACCCCGGACTTCGTCGTCACCTACCTGGCCGTGCTCCGGGCCGGGCTGGTGGCGGTGCCGGTCAACCCGGGCTTCACCGCCCGGGAGCTGCGGCACGTGCTCACCGACTCCGGGGCCGCCGTGCTGGTCGCCGCCACGGAGGTGGCCGACCGGGTGGCCGCCGACGACCTGCCCGCGCTCACCGCCGTGCACACCACCCCACCGGTCAGCGACGGTGACGGGGCCGCCGCGTTCCCGGCCCGGGGCGGGGACGACCTCGCCGTCCTGCTCTACACCTCCGGCACCGAGGGCCGGCCCAAGGGCGCCATGCTGTCGCACCGGGCCCTGGCCGCCAACCACGACCAGGTCGACCGGATCGACCCGCCGGTGGTCGGCCCCGACGACGCCGTGCTGCTCGCCCTGCCGCTCTTCCACGCGTACGGGTTGAACTCGGGGCTGGGGGCCGTCGTGCACCACGGCGCGACCGGGGTGCTGGTCGACGAGCCCGGCCCGACCGGGGCGCTCGACGAGATCGCCCGGCACCGGGTCAGCGTGCTGGTGGGCGTACCGTCGATGTTCCTGGCCTGGGCCGACGCGGCGGGCGACCGGCCCGCGGCGCTGGATTCGGTGCGGGTCGCCGTGTGCGGCGCGGCGCCGCTGCCGCCGGCCGTCGGGGCGCGCTTCACCGAGGTGACCGGGCACCCGGTGCACGTCGGGTACGGGCTCACCGAGACCGCCCCGGTGCTCACCTCCACCCTGGTCGGCGGCGAGCCGAAGCCGGGTTCCATCGGCCGTCCGCTGCCCGGCGTCGAGCTGCGCCTGGTCGGGGCCGACGGCGCCGAGCTGTGGCGCGACGGGGTGCCCGCGGTCGAGGAGGACGCCGACGAGCTGGACCTTTCCGACGACCCGACCGGCACCGACCCGGGGCAGATCGTGGTGCGCGGCGCCAACCTGTTCGACGGTTACTGGCCGGACGGGCGGGGCGGCCCGGACCGCGACGGCTGGTGGCCCACGGGCGACGTCGCGTACGCCGACGGCGACGGCGACCTGTTCCTGGTCGACCGGCTCGGTGAGCTGATCCTCGTGAACGGCTTCAACGTCTACCCGCACGAGGTGGAACAGGTGCTCCAGGCGCATCCCGGGGTGGCCGAGTCGGCCGTCCTGGGGGTGCCGCACCCGCGGACCGGCGAGACTGTCGGGGCGTACGTGGTGCGGGCGGCCGGCTCGGCGGTGACGGCGGAGGAGCTGCTCGGGCACTGCGCGCGTAACCTGGCCCGGTTCAAGTGCCCGACCGCCATCGAGTTCGTCGACGACCTGCCCCACTCGGTGATCGGCAAGGTACGCAAGACCGAGCTCCGCCCGGCGGCGCACCGGGTGCCCGCGCCCGCGCCGCCGACCCAGATCCGCACGGAGGTTTCCGATGTCCAGTGACGCCCGGCTCACCCTCATCACGCGGCCCGGCTGCCACCTCTGCGAGGACGCGAAGGCGGCGCTCGACCGGGTGGTGGCGGTCACCGGGGACCGCTGGATCGAGAAGGACGTGACGGGCGACCTCGAACTGGAGCGCGACTACGGCGACCGGCTGCCGGTGGTGCTGCTCGACGGCAAGGAGCACGGCTACTGGCGGGTGGAGGAGGAGCGGCTGCTGCGGGACCTGACCACCCCGCAGCTCTGAACGCCCCCTTACAGTGCACCGATGACCGCTGCGCGCCGCCACCTGGTGTGGGACTGGAACGGAACCCTCCTCGACGACCTCGACCTGGTGGTACGGGCCACCAACGTCGCCTTCGCCAGCGCCGGCGGCCCGGCGGTCACCGCCGAGGAGCACCGGGTACGGTTCCGCCGCCCGATCGCCGACTACTACGCCGAGATGCTCGGCCAGGCCATCGACGACGAGGCGTTCGTCCGGCTCGACCGGATCTTCCACGAGGCGTACCGGACCGGGTTGACGAGCTGCGCGCTGGCCGCCGACGCCACCGCCGCGATCGCCGCCTGGCCGGGCAGCCAGTCGCTGCTGTCCATGTGGTTCCACGACGAGCTGGTCCCCACCGTGCACACGTACGGGCTGACCCCGCACTTCGCCCGGGTGGACGGGCTGCGCGCCGCGGTCGGCGGCGGCCCGAAGGCGGAATGGCTGGAGAAGCACCTCGCCGAGCTGGGCCTCGACGGCCGGCACGTGGTGCTCATCGGCGACTCGCTCGACGACGCCGACGCCGCGCTCTCCGTCGGCGCGCGCTGCGTCCTCTACACGGGCGGCCTCTCCGACCCGGCCCGCCTGCGCACCTCCGGGCACCCGGTGGCGGACACCCTCACCGAGGCGGTCACCCTCGCCCAGGCGTGCTGACCCGGGCCGGGCGCCTCAGGCCCGCAGGTGGGTGAGGACCGCGAGGACCCGGCGGTGGTGGTTGGTGGCGTCCGGGGGAAGGTCCAGCTTGGTGAAGATGTTGCGGACGTGTTTCTCCACGGCGCCGTCGCTGACCACCAGGGCGCGGGCGATGGCGGTGTTCGAGCGGCCCTCGGCCATCAGGGCGAGCACCTCGCGTTCCCGGGGGGTCAGCTCGGCCAGCGGGTCGTTGCGGCGGCGCCGGACCAGGAGCTGGCTGATCACCTCCGGGTCCAGCACGGTGCCGCCGGCGGCCACCCGGGCCAGCGCGTCCAGGAACTCGTCGATCGCGGCCACCCGGTCCTTGAGCAGGTAGCCGATCCCGCCACCGCCGGCCCCGCCGCCGGTCGTGGCGAGCAGGTCGTCGGCGTACGACACCTCCACGTACTGGGAGAGCACCAGGACCGGCGTACGCGGCACCCGCCGGCGCGCCTCCACGGCCGCCCGCAGCCCCTCGTCGGTGTGCGACGGCGGCATCCGCACATCCACCACCGAGACGTCCGGCCGGTGCGCCACCACGGCCTCGACCAGGGCGTCCCCGTCACCGACGGCGGCCACCACCTCATGTCCCGACTCGGTCAGCAGCCGGACCAGCCCCTCCCGGAGCAGTACGGCGTCGTCCGCGATCACCACCCGCATGGGTCCGGTGTCTACCACGTCCAGGACCCACAGCGCGGCCTTCATCCCGTCCGGAGCGCCGTCCGGCGGCGCGGCGGCCGGATTCTGGCCGTCGGGGGTCACCGGGGGAGTTCCGCGTGGATCCGGGTCGGCCCGCCGGTCGGGCTGGCCACCTCGAGCGTCCCACCGGCGGCCCGGACCCGGTCGGCGATGCCGCTCAGCCCGTGCCCCTTGGCCAGGTGGGCGCCGCCGATCCCGTCGTCGGCCACGGTGATCTCCAGCCGGCCGACCTTCCGGGTCACCTCGACCCGGCAGGCGTCCGCCCCGCTGTGCTTCGCGACGTTGGTGAGCGCCTCGGCCACCACGAAGTAGGCGGTGCTCTCCAGCGCCGGGTCGAGCCGCCCGTCGGCGGTGCCCAGCTCGTCGTCGACGATCAGCTCGGTGGGGACCAGGGCGCGAGCGGCGAGCGCGGCCAGCGCGCTGGGCAGGCCCCGGTCGACCAGGATCGGCGGGGCGATGCCCCGGGACAGGGCGCGCAGCTCGTCGAGGGTGTCCCGGGTCTGGGTGACCGCCTCGTCGAGGGTCCGCCGGGCGGCCTCCGGGTCGGCGGCGAGCTGCTGGCGGGCCCGGCTGAGGTCCATGGCGAGGCGGACGAGGCGCTGCTGCGGGCCGTCGTGGATGTCCCGCTCCAGCCGGCGCAGGGCGGACGCCTCGGCGGACGCGGCGGCCCGCTTCTGCTCCTCCAGCGTGGTGATCCGCTGCCGCATCTCGGCGACCCCGGTCAGCAGCGAGTAGGCCAGGGCGGCCTGGATCCGGGCGCAGGCCCGGGCCACCAGGGGCAGGGTGAGCAGGGCGAACAGCCCGATGGCGGTGTTCAGGGCGATCCGCGCCCCGGCCCCGTCGCCCATCCCGAGGAGCTGGCTCAGGTCCTGGTCGCCGGGACCCCTCGGGATGGCCCAGTCGTACGCGCCGTAGAGCGTGCCGGTGATCGCCAGCGCCCACCAGACCAGCACCACCACGAAGGTGGGCAGGGTCACCAGCAGTCGGATGAGGGCGTGCAGCAGGTCGAGCCAGGACTGCGGGTCGCGCATCGGGGTGAGGACCCGCCGCCAGAAGCCCGCGCCCCGCTCGGGCGCCAGGTAGACCGGGCGGACCCGGGGCTGGCGCAGCACGGCCGGCAGGCGCAGCCGCTCCAGGTCGGCCAGCCCCCGGGCCACGTACAGCGTGCCGGCGAGGACCGGCAGGCCGAGCGTGGTCACCAGCAGCCCGGCGGTGAGCGCGATCCCCGCCACGGCGAGCACGAAGCCGACCAGCGCCAGCGGGAGGCTGAAGAGCACGTAGCCGGAGTCGCGCGCGAGTTGGCGGAGGAGGCCCCGGACGGGTGTGGTGGGGGTGGGCGCGGTGGCCAGCGGTACGGCGGTCATGCTCCGAGGCTATGGGCCCGGGACGGCCCGACCCATCCCGTGCGCGGGCCTCTCCGGGGTGGGGTTCTCCCTACCTCCGCCGCCGCCGGCGCGATCTCCGGACGTGAGACGCGCCTCTCCCCGACGGTGACACAGCGCTACCGGGCGCGTGCGATTGGTCAGAGAAGTCGGGATTGAGCAATAATCGCCACGCGGTGCCGAGGGAGCTCGGTCTATCGATCTTGTGGGAATGGAGTGGCAGGTGGAGGCGCGTCGCGAGCTAGCAAGATCGCGATTTGTGCACCTCTTCACAAGCGCCTACTCTGTAGTTCCGACGCGCCCTGCTAGCACAGCCAGCAACATCGGTCGCAAGCGGGAGTCCCGGAACGACCTGCCACCGTCGCTGGTCGAGGATCGCACCGCACGGAGTCTCATGAGTCAGCACCGTCACCCAGGCGCGCCCGGCCGCGCCGGTGCCGTACCGGCGCTCCCGGACCTCCCGGAGGCGACCGTCGCGCGGCTCCCGGAATACCTCCGCGCGCTGCACGCGCTCGCCGACACCGGCCACGAGACGGTTTCCAGCGAGGGGCTGGCCAACGCGGCCGGGGTCAACTCGGCGAAGCTCCGCAAGGACCTCTCCCACCTCGGCTCGTACGGCACCCGGGGCGTCGGCTACGACGTCACGCTGCTGATCGACCAGATCGAGTCGGTGCTCGGGCTCACCCAGTGCCGCTCGGTCGCGCTGGTCGGCGTGGGTAACCTCGGTCACGCCCTGGCCGGCTACGACGGCTTCGCCAGCCGCGGCTTCCGGATCGCCGCGCTCTTCGACGCCGACCCTTCCCGGGTCGGTGAGGAGATCAACGGGCTGGTCGTCCGGCACGTCGACGAGCTGGCCCGGGTCGCCGTCGAGGAGTCGATCTCGATCGGCGTGATCGCCACCCCCGCGCCGGCCGCGCAGGCGGTCGCCGATCAGCTCGTCGCGGTCGGCGTGACGAGCATCCTCAACTTCGCACCCTGCGTACTCTCGGTTCCGGAAGGGGTCGACGTGCGCAAGGTCGACCTCGCCATCGAGCTGCAGATCCTGTCCTTCCACGAACACCGCAAGGCGTCGCTGACCGCACTTCCCGGCGGGCTCGCGGCCACCGACACCCAGGAGGCGATCGGCACGTGAAACTGCTCGTCGTCGGCGCGTCCTACCGCACCGCACCGGTCGCCACGCTGGAGCAGCTGGCGGTCCCCCCCGCGGACCTCACCCGCACCCTGGACCGCCTCGTCGCCCAGCCGTACGTCGCCGAGGCCGTGCTCGTCTCCACCTGCAACCGCGTCGAGGTGTACGCGGCCGTCACCGGCTTCCACGGCGGCCTCGGCGACATCTGCGCGGTGCTGGCCGAGCAGGCCGGCGCGCCGCCGGCGGCGCTCGCCGCCCACCTCTACGTGCACTACGACGCCGCCGCCGTGGACCACGTGTTCCGGGTGGCCAGCGGGCTGGACTCGATGGTGGTCGGCGAGGCGCAGATCCTCGGCCAGCTCCGCGACGCCTACCACTCGGCCACCGGCGCCGACTCCGCCGGCCGGCTCCTGCACGAGCTCATGCAGCAGGCGCTGCGCGTGGGCAAGCGCGCGCACGCCGAGACCAACATCGACCGGGCCGGGCAGAGCGTGGTCACCGCCGCCCTCGACCTGGCGGCCGGCCTGCTCGACGGCGACCTGACCGGCCGGCCCGCCATGGTGGTCGGCGCCGGGGCGATGGGCTCGCTGAGCGTGGCCACCCTCTCCCGGCTGGGCGCCGGCCCGCTCACCGTCACCAACCGCGGCGCCGCGCGGGCCGTCCGGCTCGCCGAGTCCTACGGCGCGACCGCCGTGCCGATGGCCGAGCTGGTCGACGCGCTCACCACGGTGGACATCGTGGTGGCCGCCACCGCGGCCACCGAGCCGGTCCTCACCCGCGACGTGGTGACCCGGGCGCTGGCCCGCCGGGACGCCGCCCGCGGCCCGCTGGTCCTGCTCGACCTGGCCGTCCCGCGCGACGTCGAGGAGGGCGTCGCCGCGCTGCCCGGCGTCGAGGTGATCGACATCGACCGGATGGCGGGGATCCTCGCCGACGGTCCGGCCGCCGCCGACGCCGCCGAGGTGGCCCGGATCGTGGCCGGCGAGGTCGAGGGGTTCCTGAGCTGGCTGCGCGGCGCCGACGTCGCACCCACCGTGGCGGCCCTGCGCGGGCGCGCCGACGACGTGGTCACCGCCGAGCTGCGCCGGCTGGCCCAGCGCCGCCCCGACCTCACCGACGACCAGCGCGCCGAGGTCGCCCGCACCGTGCACCGGGTGGTGCAGCGGCTGCTGCACCAGCCCACCGTCCGGGTCCGCCAGCTCGCGGCCGAGCCCGGCGGCGACCAGTACGCCGCCCTGCTGCGCGAGCTGTTCGACCTCCAGGTGCCGCAGACCTCCCCGGTCGACACCGTTCCCGACGTGGTGGAGGCGGAGATCGTCATGCCGGCCGACACCACCCCGCCCACCGGAGGTGCGCGATGACCGCCCCCCTGCGCCTCGGCACCCGGGGCAGCGCCCTGGCCATGGCCCAGTCCGGCCACGTCGCCGAGGCGCTCACCGCGGCCACCGGCCGCCCGGTCGAGCTGGTCGAGGTGGTGACCGCCGGCGACCGCTCCACGGCCCCGGTGCACCGGCTCGGTGTCGGCGTCTTCGTCTCCGCGCTGCGGGACGCGCTGACCGCCCGGGAGATCGAC is part of the Micromonospora halotolerans genome and encodes:
- a CDS encoding response regulator, translated to MRVVIADDAVLLREGLVRLLTESGHEVVAAVGDGDALVEAVVAHRPDVSVVDVRMPPSHTDEGLRAAVEARRRVPRTPVLVLSQYVEVSYADDLLATTGGGAGGGGIGYLLKDRVAAIDEFLDALARVAAGGTVLDPEVISQLLVRRRRNDPLAELTPREREVLALMAEGRSNTAIARALVVSDGAVEKHVRNIFTKLDLPPDATNHHRRVLAVLTHLRA
- a CDS encoding sensor histidine kinase codes for the protein MTAVPLATAPTPTTPVRGLLRQLARDSGYVLFSLPLALVGFVLAVAGIALTAGLLVTTLGLPVLAGTLYVARGLADLERLRLPAVLRQPRVRPVYLAPERGAGFWRRVLTPMRDPQSWLDLLHALIRLLVTLPTFVVVLVWWALAITGTLYGAYDWAIPRGPGDQDLSQLLGMGDGAGARIALNTAIGLFALLTLPLVARACARIQAALAYSLLTGVAEMRQRITTLEEQKRAAASAEASALRRLERDIHDGPQQRLVRLAMDLSRARQQLAADPEAARRTLDEAVTQTRDTLDELRALSRGIAPPILVDRGLPSALAALAARALVPTELIVDDELGTADGRLDPALESTAYFVVAEALTNVAKHSGADACRVEVTRKVGRLEITVADDGIGGAHLAKGHGLSGIADRVRAAGGTLEVASPTGGPTRIHAELPR
- a CDS encoding redox-sensing transcriptional repressor Rex, producing MSQHRHPGAPGRAGAVPALPDLPEATVARLPEYLRALHALADTGHETVSSEGLANAAGVNSAKLRKDLSHLGSYGTRGVGYDVTLLIDQIESVLGLTQCRSVALVGVGNLGHALAGYDGFASRGFRIAALFDADPSRVGEEINGLVVRHVDELARVAVEESISIGVIATPAPAAQAVADQLVAVGVTSILNFAPCVLSVPEGVDVRKVDLAIELQILSFHEHRKASLTALPGGLAATDTQEAIGT
- a CDS encoding glutamyl-tRNA reductase, which encodes MKLLVVGASYRTAPVATLEQLAVPPADLTRTLDRLVAQPYVAEAVLVSTCNRVEVYAAVTGFHGGLGDICAVLAEQAGAPPAALAAHLYVHYDAAAVDHVFRVASGLDSMVVGEAQILGQLRDAYHSATGADSAGRLLHELMQQALRVGKRAHAETNIDRAGQSVVTAALDLAAGLLDGDLTGRPAMVVGAGAMGSLSVATLSRLGAGPLTVTNRGAARAVRLAESYGATAVPMAELVDALTTVDIVVAATAATEPVLTRDVVTRALARRDAARGPLVLLDLAVPRDVEEGVAALPGVEVIDIDRMAGILADGPAAADAAEVARIVAGEVEGFLSWLRGADVAPTVAALRGRADDVVTAELRRLAQRRPDLTDDQRAEVARTVHRVVQRLLHQPTVRVRQLAAEPGGDQYAALLRELFDLQVPQTSPVDTVPDVVEAEIVMPADTTPPTGGAR